A single window of Mycosarcoma maydis chromosome 1, whole genome shotgun sequence DNA harbors:
- a CDS encoding putative phosphoglucomutase PGM2: MSVVTVQTKPFEGQKPGTSGLRKRVKVFSQQHYTENFVQAILSAIPTGAPNSTLVVGGDGRYFSKPAIQAIIRLAAGNGVSKLIIGQDGILSTPAASHVIRSYKATGGILLTASHNPGGPENDFGIKYNMDNGGPAPESITNKIFDITKTITEYKIVEGPPVDLSKIGETTFGKLEIQIIDNVKDYVDYLSQIFDFALIKHFLKTSGFTVRFDALHGVTGPYGRALFVEQFGLDESSIQNCIPSEDFGGGHPDPNLTYAKSLVDAVEKENISFGAASDGDGDRNMIIGKGAFVNPSDSVAIIADWAQKAIPYFKSGIKGLARSMPTSGAIDRVAAKNGYECFEVPTGWKFFGNLMDAGRLSICGEESFGTGSDHIREKDGLWAVVAWLSILAAANKEKPGTSVSDVLLAFYKQYGRNFFSRYDYEEVDSDGANKLMAHLRDQFESASFKGSKLGDFQVAESGDFSYTDPIDGSVSKNQGLYIKFVDGSRIIFRLSGTGSAGATIRLYVEKYSNDDNEFGADAQVGLKPLIEQALAVSKLQEFTGRSKPTVIT, translated from the coding sequence ATGTCCGTGGTCACCGTACAGACCAAGCCATTCGAGGGCCAGAAGCCCGGCACTTCGGGTCTCCGAAAGCGCGTCAAGGTGTtttcgcagcagcactaCACCGAGAACTTTGTGCAGGCCATCCTCTCGGCCATCCCCACGGGTGCGCCCAACTcgacgctcgtcgtcggtggtgaCGGTCGCTACTTTTCCAAGCCCGCCATCCAGGCCATCATCCGCCTCGCTGCCGGTAACGGTGTCTCAAAGCTCATCATTGGTCAGGATGGTATTCTCTCCACTCCCGCCGCTTCGCACGTGATTCGCTCGTACAAGGCCACCGGCGGCATCCTGCTCACCGCCTCGCACAACCCTGGTGGTCCCGAGAACGACTTTGGTATCAAGTACAACATGGACAATGGCGGTCCCGCGCCTGAATCCATCACCAACAAGATCTTTGACATCACAAAGACCATCACCGAATacaagatcgtcgaggGTCCACCGGTGGATCTCTCCAAGATTGGAGAGACCACgtttggcaagctcgagatccAGATTATCGACAACGTCAAGGACTATGTCGACTATCTTTCCCAGATCTTTGACTTTGCACTCATCAAGCACTTTCTCAAGACGTCTGGGTTCACGGTGCGATTCGATGCGCTGCACGGCGTAACCGGTCCGTACGGCAGGGCGCTATTCGTCGAGCAGTTTGGCTTGGACGAATCGAGCATCCAGAACTGCATTCCCTCGGAGGACTTTGGCGGTGGACACCCGGATCCTAACCTCACCTACGCCAAGTCGTTGGTGGATGCAGTGGAGAAGGAAAACATCTCGTTCGGTGCCGCTTCCGACGGTGATGGCGACCGCAACATGATCATCGGCAAGGGCGCATTTGTTAACCCTTCCGACTCggtcgccatcatcgctgATTGGGCGCAAAAGGCGATCCCTTACTTCAAGTCCGGCATCAAGGGTCTCGCACGTTCCATGCCTACGTCCGGCGCCATCGACCGTGTCGCCGCCAAGAATGGATACGAATGCTTCGAGGTTCCCACTGGCTGGAAGTTCTTTGGCAACCTCATGGACGCTGGCCGTCTGAGCATCTGCGGTGAAGAGTCGTTCGGAACTGGCTCGGACCATATCCGCGAAAAGGATGGTCTGTGGGCGGTGGTTGCCTGGCTCTCGATcctcgccgctgccaacaaGGAGAAACCGGGAACGAGCGTCTCGGACGTGCTGCTTGCGTTCTACAAGCAGTACGGTCGAAACTTTTTCTCGCGCTACGACTACGAGGAGGTCGACTCGGACGGCGCCAACAAGCTGATGGCTCACCTGCGCGACCAATTCGAAAGCGCATCGTTCAAAGGTTCCAAGTTGGGCGATTTCCAGGTCGCCGAGTCGGGCGATTTCAGTTACACTGACCCGATCGACGGCAGCGTGAGCAAAAACCAGGGCCTGTACATCAAGTTTGTCGATGGTTCCAGAATCATCTTCCGTCTGAGCGGCACCGGTAGTGCGGGCGCCACCATCAGGCTTTACGTCGAAAAGTACTCGAATGACGACAACGAGTTTGGCGCAGATGCACAGGTCGGTTTGAAGCCGCTCATCGAGCAGGCTCTTGCCGTGTCCAAGTTGCAAGAGTTCACCGGAAGGTCTAAGCCGACTGTCATCACCTAG